From a single Oncorhynchus tshawytscha isolate Ot180627B linkage group LG33, Otsh_v2.0, whole genome shotgun sequence genomic region:
- the LOC112234372 gene encoding alpha-(1,3)-fucosyltransferase 7, with the protein MTNNGSVLPWGSPSFCFRLFFFVTCLVPLLYFLSMYEWGLYSDRLHIVTGNLTILLWHWPFGPSYSLEGDVCWDRYRIPGCRLVDQRSLYPSADLVVFHHRELMTGQERLPFHLPRARHQTWVWLSLESPDNNGDLKPFNNVFNWTMSYRRDADFTIPYGKLVPKDRDTGNYSSTQGYIPKNKSPLACWVVSHYNPQQKRSLVYNSLRKSIKVEVYGQLEGRVLAPTNLLPTISRCYFYLAFENSISKDYITEKLWRNAYQAGAVPVVLGPPPDDYMAVAPPNSFIHIEDFPSTTELGNYLSQLILDEERYAGYFAWRRSHQVKLYTDWRERLCSICSQYHILPAQKVYRDLEAWVRWGHKVH; encoded by the coding sequence ATGACCAACAACGGTTCAGTTCTACCATGGGGATCCCCCTCATTCTGCTTCAGGCTCTTCTTCTTCGTCACCTGCCTGGTCCCTCTTCTGTACTTTCTGAGTATGTATGAGTGGGGTCTGTACTCTGACAGACTCCACATTGTCACCGGGAACCTCACCATCCTCCTGTGGCATTGGCCCTTCGGCCCGTCCTACAGCCTGGAGGGAGACGTGTGCTGGGACAGGTACCGTATCCCTGGCTGCCGCCTGGTGGACCAGCGCTCCCTCTACCCCAGCGCTGACCTGGTGGTCTTCCACCACAGAGAGCTGATGACGGGCCAGGAGCGGCTGCCCTTCCACCTCCCCCGGGCGAGGCACCAGACGTGGGTCTGGCTTTCGCTGGAGTCCCCTGACAACAATGGAGACCTGAAGCCCTTCAATAACGTGTTCAATTGGACCATGTCCTACCGCCGTGATGCCGATTTCACCATACCATATGGAAAGCTGGTGCCGAAGGACAGAGATACTGGCAATTATAGCAGCACACAGGGCTACATTCCTAAAAATAAGTCCCCTCTGGCCTGCTGGGTGGTTAGTCACTACAACCCACAGCAAAAGAGGAGCTTGGTGTACAATAGCCTAAGGAAAAGCATCAAAGTAGAGGTGTATGGGCAATTGGAAGGGAGAGTACTGGCCCCCACCAACTTGCTGCCCACCATCTCACGCTGCTACTTCTACCTGGCCTTTGAGAACTCCATCTCCAAGGATTACATCACAGAGAAGCTCTGGCGGAACGCTTACCAGGCAGGGGCGGTGCCTGTGGTTCTGGGTCCACCTCCAGATGACTACATGGCCGTGGCCCCCCCCAACTCCTTCATCCACATTGAGGACTTTCCATCCACTACGGAGCTGGGGAACTATCTCAGCCAGCTAATACTGGATGAGGAGAGATATGCTGGGTACTTTGCATGGCGGCGCAGCCATCAAGTGAAATTGTACACAGACTGGAGGGAGAGGCTTTGTAGCATCTGCTCCCAGTATCACATCCTGCCTGCTCAGAAGGTGTACCGCGACCTGGAGGCCTGGGTCAGGTGGGGACACAAAGTCCACTGA
- the clic3 gene encoding chloride intracellular channel protein 3, translating into MAEVPKIELFIKASDDGESVGNCPFCQRLFMILWLKGANFTLTTVDMKRAPEVLKDLAPGSQPPFLIFGEEVRTDTNKIEEFLEEALAPPQYPKLCCRYKESNGAGDDIFHKFSAYIKNPNPGLNDMLEKKFLRSLMKLDQYLLTPLPHELDQNPDARQYSRHYLDGNSLSLADCNLLPKLNIVKVVCRKYRDFEIPVALTGLTRYLTKANQQDEFRYTCPKDSEILLAYQSVAKYLNK; encoded by the exons ATGGCGGAGGTCCCCAAGATTGAACTTTTCATCAAG GCCAGTGATGATGGGGAGAGCGTGGGGAACTGTCCCTTCTGTCAGCGACTCTTCATGATCCTCTGGCTGAAGGGGGCCAACTTCACCCTCACCACAGTGGACATGAAGAG GGCTCCAGAGGTGCTGAAGGACCTGGCCCCGGGTTCTCAGCCCCCGTTCCTCATCTTTGGGGAGGAGGTGCGCACTGACACCAACAAGATCGAGGAGTTTCTAGAGGAGGCCCTGGCTCCTCCACA GTACCCCAAGCTCTGCTGTCGCTACAAGGAGTCCAACGGTGCTGGAGATGACATCTTCCACAAGTTCTCTGCATACATCAAGAACCCTAACCCTGGCCTCAATGATA TGCTGGAGAAGAAGTTTCTGAGGAGCCTGATGAAGTTGGATCAGTACCTGCTGACGCCACTCCCACATGAGCTGGACCAGAACCCAGACGCCCGCCAGTACTCACGGCACTATCTGGATGGGAACTCCCTCAGTCTAGCTGACTGCAACCTGCTTCCCAAGCTCAACATAGTCAAG gTGGTGTGTAGGAAGTACCGTGACTTTGAGATCCCTGTGGCTCTGACTGGTCTGACCCGCTACCTCACCAAGGCCAACCAGCAGGACGAGTTCCGATATACCTGTCCCAAGGACTCAGAGATCCTACTGGCCTACCAATCAGTGGCCAAATACCTCAACAAGTAG
- the LOC112234465 gene encoding histone-lysine N-methyltransferase, H3 lysine-79 specific-like — protein MKERRVKKMERQTKEEMRTKATAEEDDGGSIIEEKNKKDKSVSRRIFNWGNTKVKERYRQQIERTSQREKEEGGHLCSIGTLGGGLGSVAHCLVSTRAEREREQRQNLFKAELRRQKWEGCWYEYQDKRRDKKEEKREKEKLKEEKIRMASESLQSLHIYFS, from the exons atgaaagagaggagagtaaagaaaatggagagacagacaaaagAGGAGATGAGGACCAAAGCAACCGCGGAGGAAGATGACGGTGGAAGCATCATTGAAGAAAAGAACAAGAAAGATAAAAGTGTCAGTAGGAGAATCTTCAACTGGGGAAATACTAAGGTCAAGGAGAGATACCGACAACAAATCGAGAGGACCTctcagagggagaaggaggaaggcgGTCATTTATGCAGCATAG GCACCTTAGGAGGTGGTCTTGGATCCGTGGCCCATTGTCTTGTCAGCACACGGgccgagcgcgagagagagcagaggcagaATCTGTTCAAGGCTGAACTAAGAAGACAGAAATGGGAAGGGTGCTGGTATGAATACCAAGACAAGAGAAGAGACAAGaaagaggagaaaagggagaaggAAAAGCTTAAAGAGGAGAAGATAAGGATGGCCTCTGAATCACTCCAGAGTCTACACATTTATTTCTCCTGA